CCAAGGCGCATGGGATGCGGCATCGCGTGCATGGGAAGATGCATAAATCCGTCGATGTCGCCAGGCTGCAGGAAAAGCTGGGCGGGGCTGTTGGCGTCTGCTGCCAGAAGGTCAGCGAGGCGGAGGTGTTCGCGCGTGGCGGTATCCGGGATATTCTGGTCTCCAATCAGGTGCGCGATCCGAAGAAGATCGACCGGCTGGCGCGTTTGCCGAAACTGGCCGACAGCGTGATCGTCTGCGTGGATGATGTGGCCAATATTGCCGCGCTGTCCGAAGCGGCGCAGAAACACGGCACGGAGCTGGGCGTTTTCGTCGAGATCGACTGCGGCGCGGGCCGCTGTGGCGTGACGACCAGCGAGGCCGTGGTGGAGATCGCCAAGGCCGCCGATGCCGCGCCGGGGCTGCGCTTCAAGGGCATCCAGGCCTATCAGGGCGCGATGCAGCATCTCGACAGCTACGAGGCGCGCAAGGAGAAGCTGGATATCGCCATTGCGCAGGTGAAGGACGCGGTCGAGGCGCTGAAGGCCGAGGGGCTGGAGCCGGAACTCGTCTCCGGCGGCGGAACCGGGTCTTACTATTTCGAGAGCAATTCCGGCGTTTACAATGAATTGCAATGCGGGTCTTACGCGTTCATGGATGCCGATTACGGCCGTATCCTCGACAAGGACGGCAAGCGGATCGATCAGGGCGAATGGGAGAATGCGTTCTTCATCCTCACCCAGGTGATGAGTCATGCGAAACCCGACAAGGCGATCTGCGATGCGGGTCTGAAGGCGCAGTCGGTCGATAGCGGTCTGCCCTTTATCTATGGTCGCGACGATGTCGAATATATCAAATGTTCGGATGAACACGGTGTGATCGCTGACCCGGACGGCGTGCTGAAGGTCGGCGAGAAGCTGCGGCTGGTTCCCGGTCACTGCGATCCGACCGCGAATGTCCATGACTGGTATGTCGGCGTGCGCGGCGGCAAGGTCGAAACCGTCTGGCCGGTCTCTGCCCGTGGGAAAGCCTACTGACCCGGATCGGCGGAATGAGCTCCCGGCCCTGACGGGCCGGCTGGCCGCCCGTGTGCATGCTACCCCAGCAAAGACACACGGGCGTGCAATTTTCTACAGGAGATGAATATGCTGATTGTACCCGAAGGCGAGATTGCGGGGCTGATGACGCGCGAGGCGGCGTTTGATGCGGTTGAGAAGGTGTTTGCCGCAATGGCCTCTGGCGAGGCTTATAATTTCCCGGTCATCCGCGAGGCAATCGGTCACGAGGATGCGCTATACGGCTTCAAGGGCGGTTTCGATCAGGCCGGACTGGCGCTTGGCCTGAAGGCGGGCGGCTACTGGCCGCATAATATGGATAAGCGGGGGCTGATCAATCATCAGTCGACGATTTTCCTGTTCGACCCGGATACCGGCAAGGTGCGGGCTATGGTCGGCGGCAATCTTCTGACCGCGCTGCGCACCGCTGCTGCCTCGTCGGTGTCGATCCGGCATCTGGCGCGCGAGGACGCGAAAACCATCGGCATGATCGGAGCTGGCCATCAGGCGCAGTTCCAGCTTCGCGCGGCATTGGAGCAGCGCAGCTTCGAGAAGGTGATCGGCTGGAACCTGCACCCCGAAATGCTCGGCAATCTCGAAACCGTGGCGACGGAGGCAGGGCTGCCGTTCGAGGCGGTCGAGCTTGACGATATGCGCAAGGCGGATGTGATTATCACAATCACTTCCTCTTTCGCGCCGATCCTTGCCGCCGATCAGGTCAGCCCCGGCACCCATATCGCCTGCATGGGGACCGACACGGTCGGC
The genomic region above belongs to Paracoccus sp. SCSIO 75233 and contains:
- the bhcC gene encoding 3-hydroxy-D-aspartate aldolase BhcC; its protein translation is MNAVEKFGDFEVGYDIPAIPGMDAADIQTPCLVLDLDALERNIRKMGDYAKAHGMRHRVHGKMHKSVDVARLQEKLGGAVGVCCQKVSEAEVFARGGIRDILVSNQVRDPKKIDRLARLPKLADSVIVCVDDVANIAALSEAAQKHGTELGVFVEIDCGAGRCGVTTSEAVVEIAKAADAAPGLRFKGIQAYQGAMQHLDSYEARKEKLDIAIAQVKDAVEALKAEGLEPELVSGGGTGSYYFESNSGVYNELQCGSYAFMDADYGRILDKDGKRIDQGEWENAFFILTQVMSHAKPDKAICDAGLKAQSVDSGLPFIYGRDDVEYIKCSDEHGVIADPDGVLKVGEKLRLVPGHCDPTANVHDWYVGVRGGKVETVWPVSARGKAY
- the bhcD gene encoding iminosuccinate reductase BhcD produces the protein MLIVPEGEIAGLMTREAAFDAVEKVFAAMASGEAYNFPVIREAIGHEDALYGFKGGFDQAGLALGLKAGGYWPHNMDKRGLINHQSTIFLFDPDTGKVRAMVGGNLLTALRTAAASSVSIRHLAREDAKTIGMIGAGHQAQFQLRAALEQRSFEKVIGWNLHPEMLGNLETVATEAGLPFEAVELDDMRKADVIITITSSFAPILAADQVSPGTHIACMGTDTVGKQEVDARLLSRATVFTDEVTQSVSLGEAQHAVAEGLIAEADVSQLGAVINGSNPGRTSDDQITLFDGTGVGLQDLAVAASVVDLAVQKGVAIKVDF